In Helianthus annuus cultivar XRQ/B chromosome 8, HanXRQr2.0-SUNRISE, whole genome shotgun sequence, a single genomic region encodes these proteins:
- the LOC110872957 gene encoding ABC transporter F family member 4 — protein sequence MGKKRTDEGGEKSKHYGKEGKKEKLPVSVMLANMDQKPYKAKKVTKPKPPTNSQSYADIDLPPSDDDDVVEYLFEDQKAGISRKERANDRRNLEITVADREFKKREKRVTMDDTAHAEEKAKRKDLEDPFTILIGSRAAAQGQDDAQASVKDITVENFSVSASGKELLKNVSIKISHGKRYGLVGPNGTGKSTLLKLLAERKIPVPKNIDVLLVEQEIADDDRTALEAVVSANVELVNLRRQVATILKSPEGENGNRVEEVAELYEKLQVMGSDAAEAQASKILAGLGFTKAMQTRATRSLSGGWRMRISLARALFVQPTLLLLDEPTNHLDLRAVLWLEEYLCGWKKTLVVVSHDRDFLNTVCTDIIHLHDLKLHMYRGNFDDFESGYEQRRKEVNKKFETYDKQVKAAKRAGSQKQQAKVKEKANFAVKEARKKSKGKGDEEEEIPEAPQRWRDYTVEFHFPEPTELTPPLLQLIDVGFSYPERDDFRLSDVDVGIDMGTRVAIVGPNGAGKSTLLNLLAGDLNPTEGEVRRSQKLRIGRYSQHFVDLLTMSETPVAYLLRLHPDQEGCSKQEAVRAKLGKFGLPSHSHLTPIDKLSGGQKARVVLTSISMSKPHILLLDEPTNHLDMQSIEALADALNKFTGGVVLVSHDARLLSRVCDDEETRQIWVVDNASVEEFDGGFEDYKEELLKLIRAERHASALHN from the coding sequence ATGGGAAAGAAAAGAACAGACGAGGGCGGAGAAAAGAGTAAACACTACGGTaaagaaggaaagaaagaaaAGTTACCAGTATCAGTAATGCTTGCCAACATGGATCAAAAGCCCTATAAAGCAAAGAAAGTAACGAAACCCAAACCACCTACGAATTCCCAATCCTATGCAGACATTGATCTTCCGCcttcagatgatgatgatgtggtggAATATCTCTTTGAAGATCAGAAAGCGGGCATCAGTAGAAAAGAGAGGGCTAATGATAGAAGAAATCTTGAGATAACTGTAGCCGATAGGGAGTTTAAAAAACGAGAAAAAAGAGTTACGATGGATGATACTGCTCACGCAGAGGAAAAGGCCAAGCGTAAGGATTTAGAAGATCCGTTTACGATTCTGATTGGTAGTCGGGCCGCCGCTCAAGGTCAAGATGATGCTCAGGCAAGTGTAAAAGACATAACGGTGGAAAATTTTTCAGTTTCGGCAAGTGGTAAAGAGCTGTTAAAGAATGTATCGATTAAGATCTCACATGGAAAGAGGTATGGTCTGGTGGGACCCAACGGGACGGGAAAGTCAACGCTGTTAAAGCTTCTTGCTGAGAGGAAGATTCCGGTGCCCAAAAACATAGATGTTCTATTAGTGGAACAAGAAATAGCCGATGATGACAGAACTGCCCTTGAAGCTGTTGTTTCAGCAAATGTAGAGCTGGTCAACCTAAGACGACAGGTTGCAACAATACTAAAGTCCCCCGAGGGCGAAAATGGAAATAGAGTTGAAGAAGTTGCTGAATTATATGAAAAGCTGCAGGTTATGGGCTCAGATGCAGCTGAAGCCCAGGCTTCTAAGATTCTTGCTGGTTTGGGCTTTACAAAAGCTATGCAAACCCGTGCGACCCGATCACTGTCAGGCGGGTGGAGGATGAGGATTTCATTGGCCCGGGCCCTTTTTGTGCAACCGACACTGTTGTTACTAGACGAACCGACCAATCATCTTGACCTTAGAGCTGTTCTTTGGTTAGAGGAATACTTATGCGGATGGAAGAAAACTCTCGTGGTTGTTTCACATGATCGAGATTTTTTAAATACTGTCTGCACCGACATAATTCATCTGCACGACTTAAAACTTCACATGTATCGTGGAAACTTTGATGATTTTGAAAGCGGGTATGAGCAACGTCGCAAAGAAGTGAATAAAAAGTTTGAAACTTATGACAAACAAGTAAAGGCTGCAAAACGGGCTGGGAGCCAGAAACAACAAgcgaaagtcaaagaaaaagcAAATTTTGCAGTCAAAGAAGCGAGGAAAAAGTCAAAGGGGAAAGGCGATGAAGAGGAAGAGATTCCGGAGGCCCCACAGAGATGGAGAGATTATACGGTGGAATTTCATTTTCCCGAGCCTACTGAGTTAACGCCACCATTGTTACAGCTTATTGACGTGGGGTTTAGTTATCCAGAAAGAGATGACTTCAGGCTATCTGACGTAGATGTCGGGATTGATATGGGTACGCGTGTCGCTATTGTGGGACCCAACGGGGCTGGAAAGTCGACACTATTAAATCTTCTTGCTGGTGACTTAAACCCGACAGAGGGTGAAGTAAGAAGGAGCCAAAAGTTGAGAATTGGGAGATATTCACAACATTTTGTTGACCTTTTGACCATGAGTGAAACACCCGTTGCGTATCTTCTCCGCTTGCATCCAGATCAAGAGGGTTGCAGTAAACAAGAAGCGGTTCGGGCTAAACTTGGTAAATTCGGGCTCCCAAGCCATAGTCATTTGACCCCGATTGATAAATTATCCGGTGGACAAAAAGCGCGTGTAGTTTTAACTTCAATTTCCATGTCAAAACCACATATTTTGCTACTGGATGAACCCACGAATCATTTGGATATGCAGAGCATTGAAGCACTTGCTGATGCACTTAATAAGTTTACGGGTGGTGTTGTTCTTGTTAGTCATGATGCCAGACTTCTTTCACGTGTTTGTGACGATGAAGAAACAAGACAAATTTGGGTTGTGGATAACGCTAGTGTGGAGGAGTTTGATGGCGGTTTTGAAGACTACAAGGAGGAGCTACTAAAGTTAATCAGAGCTGAGCGGCATGCATCAGCTTTACATAACTGA